The DNA region GCGGCAGCTGCTCCAGCAACCACTCGGCCCCGGGACCCCACGCCTCCCCTTCGACGACACCCGCGCGCACGGACACCCGCAGGGTCCCAGGCCCGACCGGCGTGAGACTGGCCCGCCACACGGCCCCGTCCGGCGTCGTACGGAAGGTCGGATCGGCGGGCCCCCGCCGCAACGGCCCGAGCACGAGCCCGAGATCCAGCGGCCACGGCGGCACCCAGCTCCGCGTACGCCCGCCGGGTCGGGCCGGCCGGTCCGCCCGCGCCTGCCCGGGCACGACGACATGCCCGCCGCGCACGGTCGTACGCGTGGGCCGAGGATCAAAACGTCCGGCCACGATGGGGTCCTAGGGCTTGGGGCGCTCGGGATGCCGTACGAGAATGCCGTACGAACCAGGGGTGATGTGAACGTCGACGCTCAGCGCACCTCGATGAACGCCCCCGCATCCCGCTCGGGCCGCGCCCTGGGCTCCTCCGCCGCGTGCCCGACCGCGACGGCCCCCATGGGATCCCATCCCTCCGGCAGCCCGAGCACGTCCCGCACGACGTCCCGGCAGAACATCGTCGACGACACCCACGCGGACCCGAGCCGCTCCCCGGCGAGCGCGACGAGGAAGTTCTGCACCCCGGCACCCGCGGCGACCACGAACATCTCCCGCTCGGCCCCGTCACGCCGGTCGTCCCCGTACGTGTGGGACCCGTCCATGACGAGGCACGGCACGACGAGATACGGCGCCCCCCGCAGCACGTCCCCGCGCCGCACGCGCTTGGCGATGGACTCCGCGCTCTTCCCGTCCCGCTCCAGATCGGCGACCCAGGCGTCCCGCATGGCGTCGAGCAGCCGCGTCCGCGACTCGGCCGACTCCAGGAGTACGAATCTCCAGGGCGTCGTGTGATGCGGCGCGGGCGCGGTCACGGCGGCGGCCACCGCACGCCGTACGGCATCGGGGTCGACGGGCTCGTCGGTGAAGGCCCGTACGGTACGCCGTTGGGTGACGGCCTCCCGGACGGCCTCGGAGGTGCCGAGCCGGAACATGTCGTCGCGCGCGCCCCGGACCATGCCTCGCGTCCCTTCGTCCTTGCCGTCGTCGCCGTACGTGCCCACCACATGGGGCAGTCCGCGGACGACGGCGACGGGCAGTCCGGCGGCCTTGCCCTTGACCAGGTCACCGGCGGAGGCGAGCTCGTCGGCGGTGGCGACGACGGTGGCGCTGAGCGGATTCCCGTGCGCGTCCGTGCCGCCCCGCAGATCGTCGAGTACGCGCACTCCGGCGGCCCCGATGGCGACATCGGTGAGCCCGGTCCGCCAGGGCCGCCCGAACGTGTCCGTGACGACGACCCCGACCTCGACCCCGAGCGCGTCCCGCAGTCCGTCGCGGATCGCGCGCGCGGAGGCGTCGGAGTCCTCGGGCAGCAGCAGCACGGTCCCGGAAGGTGTGTTGGAGGCGTCGACGCCGGCGGCGGCCATGATGAACCCCTGCCGGTTCTCCACGATCCGCAGCGGCCCGCGCCGCGCCACGACCCGCACGGTCTCGGCGTCGATGGCCGCTTCACGGTCCGCCGCCTCGACGATCCGCCCCTCGGCCTTGGACACGATCTTCGAGGTGACCAGCAGTACGTCCCCGTCGGCCAGGCCCGGCTCGGCGCTGGCGATCAGCTTGGCGAGATCGTCCCCCGGCCGTACCTCGGGCAGTCCGGGCAGAGCCCAGACCCGGAAGCCGGGCACCCCCGACGGCAGCTCTTCGTCCCCGGCCCGAGCCGGACTCGTGGAAACCTCCGGACTCGCGGAAACCTCGCCGCTCATGTGCCCCGCACTCCCGAGATCGTTGTCGCTGTCGTCGCTCAAACGCCCCGCACCTCCTCCGCCAGCGCCAGCGCCTGACGGGCCATCTCGGCCGTCGCGTCCAGGTCGGTCATCATCAGGGGCACGGCCCTGCACCGGATGCCGGCGGCGGCGACCTGCTCCACCGTCCCGGCGTCCACGGTGTCGACGAGCCAGCCGTCGAGGAGTCCCGAGCCGTAGTGCTCGGCGACCGCGGCGGCCGTGGACTCGACGCCGACGGCCGCGAGGACCTTGTCGGCCATGCCGCGCACGGGCGCGTCACCGACGATGGGGGAGAGGCCGACCACCGGGACGCCCGCCTCGGCGATGGCCTCCCGGATACCGGGCACGGCGAGGATCGTGCCGACGGACACGACCGGGTTGGACGGCGGGAAGAGGATCACGTCGGCCGAGGCGATCGCCTCCAGCACCCCGGGTGCCGGCTTTGCCTGGTCGGCTCCGACGGGCACCACCGCGTACGCGTCCACGGAGGCCCGCAGCCGCACCCAGTACTCCTGGAAGTGGATGGCCTTGCGCTCGCCGTCGACCTCGACGGCCACATGGGTCTCGACGCGGTCGTCGGACATGGGGATCAGCCGGACGCCCGGCTGCCACCGGTCGCAGAGCGCCTCGGTGACGGCGCTGAGGGGATACCCGGCGCTCAGCATCTGCGTCCGCACGATGTGCGTCGCGAAGTCCCGGTCGCCGAGCCCGAACCACTCGGGCCCGACCCCGTACGCCGCGAGCTCCTCCTTGAGGTGGAAGGTCTCGTCGGTCCGCCCCCAGCCCTGCTCCTCGTTGATACCGCCGCCGAGGGTGTACATCACCGTGTCGAGGTCCGGGCAGACCTTCAGCCCGAAGAGGTGGATGTCGTCCCCGGTGTTGCCGATGACCGTGACGTTCGCGTCCGGCGCGGCCTGCTTCAGACCGCGCAGGAACCGGGCACCACCGATGCCGCCTGCCAGAACCACAATGCGCATGGATTCAGTCTTGCAGGCGGCTACGACAACGCGTCAGCCGGTTACGAGACCTCGGCCACAGCGCACCGCACCGCGTGCATCGGCATCTCCGTCAACCCGGGGTAGTACACGTGCAGGCTTATGGCCGGATCGAGCGAGTCGTTGACGACCTCGTGCACGTACCCGGGCGCGAACACACGCTGGGCGCCCGCGCCCAACGCGCGCGTGCCCCGCTCGGTGCGCTCGGTCAACGCGCCCTCCAGGACGGTGAGTACGCCGGAGGAGCGGCCGTGGTCGTGCAGTCCGCTGCCCTGCCCGGGCACCCAGGAGAGCAGCCACACCTCGTAGCCGGGCCCGGTGCGCAGCCGGTGGTACCAGCGGGAGGTCGCGTCGTACTCGACGAGGTGCTCCCACTGGGAGCGGTCGGCCGCGATGGAGCGTGCGAGGCCGACGAAGTCGGCCACCGTGGCCGGGTGCTCGCGCGGCGCCTGGAGGAGGTGCGGTACTTCGAGGATGTCGCCGGCGATCTGGAGGTCGCTGTCGCTGTTCATGGGTGCGGTGGGTTCCTCGGCGGAAGAGAGTGCTGGAGGACTGGGGTGTCACGTACCGTCCGCCCGGGTCGCGGGCATGAGGTGTGCCCTTGGTACGGGCGGGGGACCAGCGGCCGGGTCCCGGTCAGGGAACCCGGCGGCAGCCGGAGCGCGGTGGGCTCAACAGCTGTGACAGCAACAGAAACAGCTACAGCGAGCGTGGGCAGCACCGAGGGACCCGGCGGTGCGGGTCGAGGTGAGTGCCAAGTTCGCGAGCATGCCCACTAGGACACCGGTTCACACTCGGACTGTCAACTTGATGTCCGGTATGTGGGCGATGTTTCACCTCATCCGGTTCACCTCTGTGGCGAAAGGTTTGTGCAGGAGCTTGCGGGGACACATGGCGCACAACCGGGCGCACGAACCTCGTCGCGATCCCGTGATCCATGGGGCATGCGTGTGATCCACATGTGATCCGGTTCGCTTCGTCGTTCGTACAGGAACGAGATCGAACTTCTGAGCGTCCTTCTTCGTACAGGTCCTGTGCGGAGACGGAGCCCGGCCGGGTCCCTATTCGGCTGTCAGGGTTTATGCCGATTTGAACACTTTCCGCAAAGCCTTGGTTCCGCAGAGTGAATAAGGGGCCCAATAGCAGATCTCGGCTTGACTGGCCCGGATCGGCACACTTGTAATTTCACTCGTGTCGTTCAGCCGAAATCGGTAACGGCAGCATCACGGGGACGCGAGACGGACGAGGGGCGCACATGACCGAGCTGTTTCAGGAACTGCTGGTCGACGAGGCCGAAGAGGAGCTCGGCTGGCAGGAGCGGGCGCTCTGCGCGCAGACCGACCCCGAGTCCTTTTTCCCCGAGAAGGGCGGCTCCACCCGCGAGGCCAAGAAGGTCTGCCTCGCCTGTGAGGTCCGCTCCGAGTGCCTTGAATACGCGCTCGCCAACGACGAACGTTTCGGCATCTGGGGCGGCCTGTCCGAGCGTGAACGGCGCCGCCTGAAGAAGGCCGCCGTCTGATCGTGGCTTGATCGCGACCTGATCGCCATCCGATCGCCGTCCGACCGAACGGCGCACACCCCTACGTTCTGATACGTAACGAACGGCCCGTCGCAGGTGGGTTATCCACAGGCGGCGGGCCGCTCTCGTGCCCAGCCGTTAGTGTGGGCCTCCGTCCGAGACGCCCCGCTGTCCTCTGGGGGCACAGGCGTCCACCGCAGTCCATCGAACCGGGGCCCGTACCTCGATGTCCGTGCACAGCCATTCGGCAGGTCAGTACGACACTGCCACACCCGAGTTCCCGCGGCACGTGGTCACCGCCGTGCTCGTCTCGCACGACGGCGCCCGCTGGCTGCCCGACGCCCTCGCCGGGCTGCTCGGTCAGGAACGCCCCGTACAGAACGCCGTGGCGGCCGACACCGGCAGCGCGGACGACTCCGCCCGACTGGTCACCGACGCCCTCGGCGCCGACCGGGTGCTGCACCTCGCCCGGCGCACCGGCTTCGGCCAGGCCGTCGAGGAGGCCGCTCGCACGGCCGGCGTGCTGACCCCGGACGACCTGCCGTACCTCAAGCGCCCCAGCGGCTGGGACCCGGTCACCCGCACCTGGCGCGACGACGCGTACGACATGCCGGAGCTGCCCCACGGCGAGCCCGAGCAGTGGCTGTGGCTCCTGCACGACGACAGCGCCCCCGAAGCCGACGCCCTGGCCCAGCTGCTGCGGGTCGTGGAGAACGAACGGGAGCTCGGCAAGGAAGTCGCGATCGTCGGCCCCAAGCTCCGCGGCTGGTACGACCGCAGACAGCTCCTGGAAGTCGGCGTCACCATCGCGCACAGCGGCCGTCGCTGGACCGGCCTCGACCGGCGCGAACAGGACCAGGGCCAGCACGACCACGTCAGGCCCGTGCTCGCCGTGTCCACCGCCGGCATGCTGATCCGCCGCGACGTCTTCGAGGAGCTCGGCGGCTTCGACCGCCGGCTGCCCCTGATGCGTGACGACATCGACCTGTGCTGGCGCGCCCAGGCCGCGGGCCACCGCGTCCTCGTCGCCCCGGAAGCGGTCGTGCGGCATGCCGAGGCGTCCTCCCGCGAGCGGCGCACCGTCGACTGCGTGGGCCGCACCTCCGCCTCCCCGCACAAGGTCGACAAGGCCGGCGCCGTCTACACCCTCCTCGTCAACAGCCGCAGCGCGGCACTCCCCTGGATCCTCGTACGGCTCGTGCTGGGCACGCTGCTGCGCACGGTCGCCTACCTCGTCGGCAAGGTCCCCGGACAGGCGGTCGACGAGATCCGCGGCCTCCTGGGCACACTGCTGCGCCCGGAGCGCATCCTCGCGGGCCGGCGCAGGCGCGGCCGCCCCCAGGTCGACAAGGACGAACTGCGCCCGCTGTTCCCGCCGCCCGGCGCGACCGTACGGGCCACGATCGAACAGGCCGCGGGCAACCTCACGGGCAGCTCCGACCCGGAGCTGAACGCGGCAGGGCGGCACGGCAGCGCCGTCGAGTCCGGGCCGGGCGGCGACGACGCCGACTTCCTGGAGGTCGAGCAGTTCGCCCGCCTCAAGCGCGTCGCCCGCAAGCCGGGACCGATGCTCTTCGTGGCCCTCCTCCTCATCTCGCTCGTCGCCTGCCGTGAGCTCCTCGGCGGCGGCGCGCTCTCGGGCGGCGCGCTGCTGCCCGCCCCGGCCGACTCCTCCGAGCTGTGGTCGCGCTATCTGGACGCCTGGCATCCGGTCGGCGCCGGCGGCACCCAGTCCGCGCCGCCGTATCTCGCGCTCGTCGCGATGCTCGCGAGCCTGCTGTTCGGCTCCACCGGGCTCGCCGTCACCGTGCTGCTGGTCGGCTCGGTACCGCTGGCCGGCTTCACCGCCTACTTCGCCTCCCGGCCACTCGTCCAGTCACGCCTGCTGCGCGCCTGGGCGTCCGTGGCGTACGCCTTCCTGCCCGCCGCCACCGGCGCGCTCGCGGGCGGCCGCATCGGCACGGCCGTGCTCGCCGTGCTGCTGCCCCTCATCGCCCGCGCGGGCATTGCGGCCAGTGGCCTCGCCTCGGAGACGGCCCGCGGCAGCTGGCGCGCCACCTGGGCGTACGCGCTGCTGCTGACCCTCGCCACCGCCTTCACGCCGATCGTGTGGCCCATCGCGCTCGTGCTGGGCGTCGCCCTGCTGGTCGTGCGCCGCGGCGAGATCACCGCCTATGTGCCGCGCTTCCTGGCGCAGCTCGGCACCCCGCTGCTCGTCCTCGCCCCCTGGTCGCTGACGCTGCTGCCGTTCGGCTTCTTCCAGGAGGCCGGAATGGAGTACGGATCGGGGGCGGCCTCCGCGCTCGACCTGCTCGGCGGCAGCCCGGGCGGCCCCGGGACCGTCAGCGGGCTGATGCTCATCGGCATCGTGTGCGCCGCCGTGGCCGCGCTGGTGCGTACAGAACGTCAGTTGGGAATCTGGACCGCCTGGGCGGCCGGCCTTGTGGCGCTCGTTTTCGCCGTCCTGTCCAACGCCTCCACCTGGGCCGGACCGGCCACCCTCGTCTACGGCCTCGCCTTCCTCGCAGCCGCCGCGCTCGGCGCCGACGGCGCACGCTCGCGCGTGGCGGAGCAGAGCTTCGGCTGGCGTCAGCCGCTCGCGGTGCTCATCGCGTTCGCCGCGGCGGCGGGACCCGTGCTCGTCGCCGCCGGGTGGATGATCCGCGGCGCGGACGGGCCCCTGGAGCGCCGTGATCCCGTCCAGGTGCCCGCGTTCGTCGCCGAGGAGAGCGGCACCCGCGACCAGGCCCGCACCCTCGTCCTGGACAGCGCCTCGGCGGCCGAGGTCGGCTACATGCTCGTCCGGGGCTCCGGCGCCCGCCTCGGCGACGCCGAACTGGCGGCGGCAGACGGCGAGAACAAGCCGCTCGACAAGGTCGTCGCGAACCTCGTGGCGGGCTCCGGCGCCGACCAGGCCGACCAGCTCGGCGGCTTCGCCGTGCGCTACGTCCTCGTGCGCGGCGGCGCGCCCCGCGAGGTCAGCCGCGTCCTGGACGCCACCCCCGGCCTGAGCCGGCTGAGCCAGCAGGACGGCAGCGCCCTGTGGCGCGTCGACCGGCAGGTCGCGCGCGCGGCCATCGTCCCCGGGTCCGGCGACCCGCAGCCCATCGCCGCCGGTCCCGTCGAGCTGCACACCAAGATCCCCGCCGGTGCCGACGGCCGCGTCCTGCGCCTCGCCGACACCGCCGACGAGGGCTGGACGGCCACCCTCGACGGGAAGCCGCTCACCAGGACCACGGTCGACGGCTGGGCGCAGGGCTTCGAACTGCCCGCCACCGCGGGCCGGCTGGACGTCACCTTCGAGGCCCCGATGAGCCACACCGGATGGCTGTGGGCGCAGGGCGCGCTCGCCGTCGTCCTCGTGGTGCTCGCCCTGCCCGGCCGCCGCCGCGACGTCGACGACGACCTCCCGGAGGAGCCCGTCGTCCCCGCCCAGGCCGTCTCCGGCGAGGGCCGCAGGGCCCGCAGGCTGCGCGCCCAGGCGGAGGCCGAACAGACGGACCAGCCCGACCAGTTCACCCCCGACGCCCCGCCCGCCACACCTCCTCCTTCGGAGGAGGTCCCCGTCCCCGCCCAGGTCCCGCAGCAGCAGACCTATGGGGAATGGGACACGACGACGTACGCGGGCGCCGAGTACGGCACCTACGGCGGCGAGCAGCAGTACCAGGGCGCCCCGCAGTACCCGGCGGGCACCTACGACCAGCAGCAGTACCAGGCGGACCCGTACCAGACGGGCCAGTACGACCCGTACGCGACGTACGGCACGGGGAACGCGGCGTACGACCCGACGCAGACGTACTCCCAGGGCTACGACCCGGCGTACGACCCGGACCAGCAACAGCAGCCGCCCCACGGCACCGACAGTGAGCGCCCCGACGGGAGCCAGCAGTGAACCGCACCACCGTGTCCCTGATCGCCGGCGTGACCGCGCTCGCCGCCGTCACCGGATTCGCCTCGATGTCCGAACCGGAGACCGCGGGCACGGCCACGGCGAAGGCGGCCGCCCAACTGCCCGTGGAGCGCACCAGCCTGCTCTGCCCGGCTCCCAGCACCTCGGACCTCGCGGAGACCGCGTACACGTCGTTCACCCCCGTCGCCGAGGGCACCGGTGACGACGGGTCGGCCGAACTCACGGCGGCGGGCGAGGAGTCGGCCGACGGCAAGACCGACGACTCCAAGGACGACAAGAAGGACGACGACAAGGACGGCAAGGGGAAGGCCGTCCTGACGCCGAAGGAGCCGGGCAAGCCGGTCACCGGCGAGGCCTCCGGCGCCGAGTCGCCCGCGCTCGTCGGTACCGCCGAGGGCAGGTTCGCGCCCGGCTGGACCGTCCAGCAGACCACGGAGATCCCGGCGGGCAGCGGCCGAGGCCTGCTCGGCACCAACTGCACGGCTCCGGACACGGAGTTCTGGTTCCCGGGCGCCAGCACCGCCAAGGAGCGCACGGACTACGCGCACCTGACCAACCCGGACGACGCGGCCGCCGTCGCCGACATCGAGCTGTACGGCAAGGACGGCGCCCTCAAGTCGACGGTGGGGGAGGGCATCCAGATCCCGCCGCACTCCAGCGAGGCGGTGCTGCTGTCCACGCTCATCGACGAGCCCCAGACCAACGTCACCGTGCATGTCACGGTCCGCAGCGGCCGGGTCGCCGCCGCCGTCCAGGCCGTCGACGACAGGCTCGGCGCCGACTGGCTGGCCCCCTCCACCGACCCCGCGGGCAGCCTCGTCCTGCCGGGCATCCC from Streptomyces sp. NBC_00258 includes:
- a CDS encoding WhiB family transcriptional regulator, which gives rise to MTELFQELLVDEAEEELGWQERALCAQTDPESFFPEKGGSTREAKKVCLACEVRSECLEYALANDERFGIWGGLSERERRRLKKAAV
- a CDS encoding glycosyltransferase family 2 protein, encoding MSVHSHSAGQYDTATPEFPRHVVTAVLVSHDGARWLPDALAGLLGQERPVQNAVAADTGSADDSARLVTDALGADRVLHLARRTGFGQAVEEAARTAGVLTPDDLPYLKRPSGWDPVTRTWRDDAYDMPELPHGEPEQWLWLLHDDSAPEADALAQLLRVVENERELGKEVAIVGPKLRGWYDRRQLLEVGVTIAHSGRRWTGLDRREQDQGQHDHVRPVLAVSTAGMLIRRDVFEELGGFDRRLPLMRDDIDLCWRAQAAGHRVLVAPEAVVRHAEASSRERRTVDCVGRTSASPHKVDKAGAVYTLLVNSRSAALPWILVRLVLGTLLRTVAYLVGKVPGQAVDEIRGLLGTLLRPERILAGRRRRGRPQVDKDELRPLFPPPGATVRATIEQAAGNLTGSSDPELNAAGRHGSAVESGPGGDDADFLEVEQFARLKRVARKPGPMLFVALLLISLVACRELLGGGALSGGALLPAPADSSELWSRYLDAWHPVGAGGTQSAPPYLALVAMLASLLFGSTGLAVTVLLVGSVPLAGFTAYFASRPLVQSRLLRAWASVAYAFLPAATGALAGGRIGTAVLAVLLPLIARAGIAASGLASETARGSWRATWAYALLLTLATAFTPIVWPIALVLGVALLVVRRGEITAYVPRFLAQLGTPLLVLAPWSLTLLPFGFFQEAGMEYGSGAASALDLLGGSPGGPGTVSGLMLIGIVCAAVAALVRTERQLGIWTAWAAGLVALVFAVLSNASTWAGPATLVYGLAFLAAAALGADGARSRVAEQSFGWRQPLAVLIAFAAAAGPVLVAAGWMIRGADGPLERRDPVQVPAFVAEESGTRDQARTLVLDSASAAEVGYMLVRGSGARLGDAELAAADGENKPLDKVVANLVAGSGADQADQLGGFAVRYVLVRGGAPREVSRVLDATPGLSRLSQQDGSALWRVDRQVARAAIVPGSGDPQPIAAGPVELHTKIPAGADGRVLRLADTADEGWTATLDGKPLTRTTVDGWAQGFELPATAGRLDVTFEAPMSHTGWLWAQGALAVVLVVLALPGRRRDVDDDLPEEPVVPAQAVSGEGRRARRLRAQAEAEQTDQPDQFTPDAPPATPPPSEEVPVPAQVPQQQTYGEWDTTTYAGAEYGTYGGEQQYQGAPQYPAGTYDQQQYQADPYQTGQYDPYATYGTGNAAYDPTQTYSQGYDPAYDPDQQQQPPHGTDSERPDGSQQ
- a CDS encoding DUF5719 family protein — protein: MNRTTVSLIAGVTALAAVTGFASMSEPETAGTATAKAAAQLPVERTSLLCPAPSTSDLAETAYTSFTPVAEGTGDDGSAELTAAGEESADGKTDDSKDDKKDDDKDGKGKAVLTPKEPGKPVTGEASGAESPALVGTAEGRFAPGWTVQQTTEIPAGSGRGLLGTNCTAPDTEFWFPGASTAKERTDYAHLTNPDDAAAVADIELYGKDGALKSTVGEGIQIPPHSSEAVLLSTLIDEPQTNVTVHVTVRSGRVAAAVQAVDDRLGADWLAPSTDPAGSLVLPGIPKDATSVRLIAFAPGDADADLKVRLASPNGPITPAGNETLHVKAGMTAAIDLGDVTRGEAGSLILTPTGRSTPVVAALKVVRGKGDKQETAFIPATGPVDTRATAADNRSKGSTLSLVAPGRTAKVKVTASAGSGGGTAAEKTYTIKGGTTQNVELPVPSGLKGTYALTVEPQSGGPVYAARMLEAASGGVPMFTVQTLPDDRGTVEVPDAEQDLSVLQK
- the cofD gene encoding 2-phospho-L-lactate transferase is translated as MRIVVLAGGIGGARFLRGLKQAAPDANVTVIGNTGDDIHLFGLKVCPDLDTVMYTLGGGINEEQGWGRTDETFHLKEELAAYGVGPEWFGLGDRDFATHIVRTQMLSAGYPLSAVTEALCDRWQPGVRLIPMSDDRVETHVAVEVDGERKAIHFQEYWVRLRASVDAYAVVPVGADQAKPAPGVLEAIASADVILFPPSNPVVSVGTILAVPGIREAIAEAGVPVVGLSPIVGDAPVRGMADKVLAAVGVESTAAAVAEHYGSGLLDGWLVDTVDAGTVEQVAAAGIRCRAVPLMMTDLDATAEMARQALALAEEVRGV
- a CDS encoding coenzyme F420-0:L-glutamate ligase; the encoded protein is MSGEVSASPEVSTSPARAGDEELPSGVPGFRVWALPGLPEVRPGDDLAKLIASAEPGLADGDVLLVTSKIVSKAEGRIVEAADREAAIDAETVRVVARRGPLRIVENRQGFIMAAAGVDASNTPSGTVLLLPEDSDASARAIRDGLRDALGVEVGVVVTDTFGRPWRTGLTDVAIGAAGVRVLDDLRGGTDAHGNPLSATVVATADELASAGDLVKGKAAGLPVAVVRGLPHVVGTYGDDGKDEGTRGMVRGARDDMFRLGTSEAVREAVTQRRTVRAFTDEPVDPDAVRRAVAAAVTAPAPHHTTPWRFVLLESAESRTRLLDAMRDAWVADLERDGKSAESIAKRVRRGDVLRGAPYLVVPCLVMDGSHTYGDDRRDGAEREMFVVAAGAGVQNFLVALAGERLGSAWVSSTMFCRDVVRDVLGLPEGWDPMGAVAVGHAAEEPRARPERDAGAFIEVR
- a CDS encoding cysteine dioxygenase — protein: MNSDSDLQIAGDILEVPHLLQAPREHPATVADFVGLARSIAADRSQWEHLVEYDATSRWYHRLRTGPGYEVWLLSWVPGQGSGLHDHGRSSGVLTVLEGALTERTERGTRALGAGAQRVFAPGYVHEVVNDSLDPAISLHVYYPGLTEMPMHAVRCAVAEVS